A single genomic interval of Amycolatopsis albispora harbors:
- the tatC gene encoding twin-arginine translocase subunit TatC codes for MADEGTSRKSKRRRRSRRHNPDGTMTLIEHIYEFRRRLGYALLAILAGGIFGFIWFAVKLGPIPSLGDIITGPYCALPSDVRIEFEDRGCTLLQTQPFEAFMIQLKVGIVAGMVLVAPLWLYQLWAFIAPGLYSKERKYAMTFVGFASVLFAAGAYLAFFLIPGALALLVGFGGDEFATALAGDKYISFVLSLLIIFGVSFELPLLIVMLNQVGVLKYAQLKKWRRGIIFALFVFAAFATPGNDPFSMLALAGALTLLCEVAIQVSRFHDRKLDKARQDEGWDQLDDDEAAPFEYTPSSIDEPEPVPADKGKRGGKSSTDDIT; via the coding sequence GTGGCGGACGAGGGCACCAGCCGCAAGAGCAAGCGGCGCAGGAGGAGCCGTCGGCACAATCCCGACGGCACGATGACGCTCATCGAGCACATCTACGAGTTCCGCCGGCGGCTCGGGTACGCGCTGCTGGCGATCCTGGCCGGTGGCATCTTCGGCTTCATCTGGTTCGCGGTGAAGCTGGGGCCGATCCCGTCACTCGGTGACATCATCACCGGCCCCTACTGCGCGCTGCCCTCGGACGTGCGGATCGAGTTCGAGGACCGCGGCTGCACGCTGCTGCAGACCCAGCCGTTCGAAGCCTTCATGATCCAGCTGAAGGTGGGCATCGTGGCCGGCATGGTGCTGGTCGCGCCGCTGTGGCTGTACCAGCTGTGGGCGTTCATCGCGCCGGGCCTGTACTCGAAGGAACGCAAGTACGCGATGACCTTCGTCGGCTTCGCGAGCGTGTTGTTCGCGGCCGGCGCCTATCTCGCGTTCTTCCTCATCCCCGGCGCGCTGGCGCTGCTCGTCGGCTTCGGCGGGGACGAGTTCGCCACCGCGCTGGCCGGTGACAAGTACATCTCGTTCGTGCTGTCCCTGCTGATCATCTTCGGCGTCAGCTTCGAGCTGCCGCTGCTGATCGTGATGCTGAACCAGGTGGGCGTGCTGAAGTACGCGCAGCTGAAGAAGTGGCGGCGCGGCATCATCTTCGCGTTGTTCGTCTTCGCCGCGTTCGCCACGCCGGGCAACGACCCGTTCTCCATGCTCGCGCTGGCCGGGGCGCTGACCCTGCTGTGCGAGGTGGCCATCCAGGTCTCGCGGTTCCACGACCGCAAGCTGGACAAGGCCCGCCAGGACGAGGGCTGGGACCAGCTCGACGACGACGAGGCAGCGCCCTTCGAGTACACGCCGAGCAGCATCGACGAACCCGAGCCGGTGCCCGCCGACAAGGGCAAGCGCGGCGGCAAGTCGAGCACCGACGACATCACCTAG
- the tatA gene encoding Sec-independent protein translocase subunit TatA, with product MNALQPWHLIILVLVVVLLFGAKRLPDAARSIGKSMKIFKAETKDLKDKEAPEAPAETATPATETKALPQTPAGTDKQVADLQRQLDELKKQQPATTPSDNTPKNAG from the coding sequence ATGAACGCTCTGCAGCCGTGGCACCTGATCATCCTGGTTCTGGTCGTCGTCCTGCTGTTCGGTGCCAAGCGCCTGCCGGACGCGGCGCGGTCGATCGGCAAGTCGATGAAGATCTTCAAGGCCGAGACCAAGGACCTCAAGGACAAGGAGGCGCCGGAGGCGCCCGCCGAGACCGCCACCCCGGCCACGGAGACCAAGGCGCTGCCGCAGACCCCGGCGGGCACCGACAAGCAGGTCGCGGACCTGCAGCGGCAGCTCGACGAGCTGAAGAAGCAGCAGCCGGCCACCACGCCGTCGGACAACACGCCGAAGAACGCGGGCTGA
- a CDS encoding bacteriophage holin, with the protein MLSIVLVVIGLVLLAAVAIRLRRGLRTLRRTTSMVTTAAGDRAGLLRARSAALGVAFAQRRSQRKIHTIER; encoded by the coding sequence ATGCTGAGCATCGTGCTCGTGGTGATCGGGCTCGTCCTGCTCGCGGCCGTGGCGATTCGCCTGCGCCGAGGCTTGCGAACGCTCCGCCGCACCACCAGCATGGTGACTACGGCTGCCGGTGACCGTGCTGGGTTGCTGCGGGCGCGGTCGGCCGCGCTCGGAGTCGCCTTCGCGCAAAGGCGAAGCCAGCGTAAGATCCACACGATAGAGCGATAG
- a CDS encoding helix-turn-helix transcriptional regulator produces the protein MPRLLALVPYLLARPGIEIAEAARDFGVSPRQLRKDLELLWMCGLPGYGPGDLIDLSFEGDTVTVTFDAGMRRPLRLTGSEATSMLVALRALAETPGVVDSAEGADGDAVNRAIAKIEAAAGQARPSGVVVGTGVREAENTARARRTVSDALKARKAMRIRYYTASKDEITERTVDPMRLLIVQTFGYLEAWCRRAEGVRLFRLDRIDAAEVLDEPAAPPPDARPTDISHGVFTERPGQGEADLVLERDQRWVAEYYPCEELAELDGGRLRVRMRYGDESWMVRLVLGLGGGARVERPAELASAVRRRAAEGLARARHLPVT, from the coding sequence ATGCCGCGGCTGCTGGCGCTGGTCCCGTACCTGCTGGCCCGGCCGGGCATCGAGATCGCCGAGGCCGCGCGCGACTTCGGGGTGAGCCCGCGCCAGCTGCGCAAGGACCTCGAACTGCTCTGGATGTGCGGGCTGCCCGGGTACGGTCCCGGCGACCTGATCGACCTGTCCTTCGAGGGCGACACCGTCACCGTCACCTTCGACGCCGGCATGCGCCGCCCGCTGCGGCTGACCGGCTCCGAGGCCACGTCCATGCTGGTCGCGCTGCGTGCGCTGGCCGAGACACCCGGGGTGGTCGACAGCGCCGAGGGCGCCGACGGTGACGCGGTCAACCGCGCGATCGCCAAGATCGAGGCCGCGGCGGGCCAGGCGCGGCCGTCCGGCGTGGTGGTCGGCACCGGGGTGCGCGAGGCCGAGAACACCGCCCGCGCCCGGCGCACGGTCAGCGACGCGCTCAAGGCCCGCAAGGCGATGCGGATCCGCTACTACACCGCGTCGAAGGACGAGATCACCGAGCGCACGGTCGACCCGATGCGCCTGCTGATCGTGCAGACCTTCGGGTACCTGGAGGCCTGGTGCCGCCGCGCCGAGGGCGTGCGGTTGTTCCGGCTGGACCGCATCGACGCCGCCGAGGTGCTGGACGAGCCCGCCGCGCCGCCGCCGGACGCCCGGCCGACCGACATCTCGCACGGCGTGTTCACCGAACGCCCCGGCCAGGGCGAAGCCGACCTGGTGCTGGAACGCGACCAGCGCTGGGTGGCCGAGTACTACCCGTGCGAGGAGCTGGCCGAGCTCGACGGCGGCAGGCTGCGCGTGCGGATGCGCTACGGCGACGAGTCCTGGATGGTGCGCCTGGTGCTCGGGCTCGGCGGCGGGGCCAGGGTGGAGCGGCCCGCCGAGCTGGCGTCGGCTGTTCGACGCCGGGCCGCCGAAGGACTGGCCAGGGCACGTCACCTGCCGGTCACCTGA
- a CDS encoding helix-turn-helix transcriptional regulator, producing the protein MSTARAERLVNLVLALLATRQYLTAERIRGIVPGYADAATEDAFFRMFERDKTELRELGIPLETGRNSGFDPVEGYRIARRDYELGEIDLAPDEAAAVALAVRLWDSPELTGQAQAALVKLRAAGVEVDQHAQPVVEPRVRTEPAFSPLLAAVQAGRPVKFEYRRSDSPERKLRTVEPWGVISWKARWYVVGHDRDRRATRCFRLSRISGEVRAFGKPGEVRRPENVNLLEYVAGAVDPAPSPTTPALLWVADRRAAGVRRRAKPVDRMTVDGIDGDVMEIELLYPESAADWIAGHAPDVLVLEPDVLAKAVRGRLEAIAHGIGAGR; encoded by the coding sequence GTGTCCACCGCCCGCGCCGAGCGCCTGGTCAATCTGGTGCTCGCCCTGCTCGCCACCCGGCAGTACCTGACCGCCGAGCGGATTCGCGGCATCGTGCCCGGTTACGCCGATGCCGCGACCGAAGACGCCTTCTTCCGGATGTTCGAGCGGGACAAGACCGAGCTGCGGGAGCTGGGCATCCCGCTGGAAACCGGGCGCAACTCCGGCTTCGACCCGGTCGAGGGCTACCGGATCGCCCGCCGCGACTACGAACTCGGCGAGATCGACCTGGCCCCCGACGAGGCCGCTGCGGTGGCGCTCGCGGTGCGCCTGTGGGATTCGCCGGAGCTGACCGGGCAGGCGCAGGCGGCGCTGGTGAAGCTGCGTGCCGCCGGGGTCGAGGTGGACCAGCACGCGCAGCCGGTGGTCGAGCCGCGCGTGCGCACCGAGCCCGCGTTCTCCCCGCTGCTGGCCGCGGTGCAGGCCGGGCGGCCGGTGAAGTTCGAGTACCGCCGCAGCGACTCGCCGGAGCGCAAGCTGCGCACGGTCGAGCCGTGGGGCGTGATCTCCTGGAAGGCACGCTGGTACGTGGTCGGCCACGACCGCGACCGCCGGGCCACCCGGTGCTTCCGGCTGTCCAGGATCAGCGGCGAGGTGCGGGCCTTCGGCAAGCCGGGGGAGGTCCGGCGGCCGGAGAACGTGAACCTGCTCGAGTACGTCGCGGGCGCGGTCGATCCCGCGCCGAGCCCGACCACCCCGGCGCTGCTGTGGGTGGCCGACCGGCGCGCGGCCGGGGTGCGGCGGCGGGCGAAGCCGGTGGACCGGATGACCGTGGACGGCATCGACGGCGACGTGATGGAAATCGAGCTGCTCTACCCGGAAAGCGCCGCCGACTGGATCGCCGGGCACGCGCCGGACGTGCTGGTGCTCGAACCGGACGTGCTGGCCAAGGCGGTCCGCGGCAGGCTGGAGGCGATCGCGCACGGGATCGGGGCGGGCCGGTGA
- a CDS encoding WD40/YVTN/BNR-like repeat-containing protein has translation MRKTRLAVLTAALLALTGAPAAADPLPLWQLTPTGVTAQLRGLDAVSARVAWASGSKGTVLRTTDGGDSWQQVAPPGTAALDFRDIEAFDDRRAVVMSAGTGTAAKIYRTDDGGASWRLSFENTDERAFYDCIAFFDHRRGLAMSDPVDGRFRILSTEDGGRNWAEVPPDGLPPALPAEAGFAASGQCLTTEGPKDAWFGTGGDAAARVFHSRDGGRTWTVSETPLLSSPSAGVFALGFRDRLRGVAIGGDYAKPAEPVPALALTRDGGRSWEKPAAPPVGYRSGVAWRHHALLAVGPTGSDVSFDGGRHWRSFDTGSFDSVECTARGACWASGAGGRVAKLG, from the coding sequence ATGCGCAAGACCCGCCTGGCCGTGCTCACCGCCGCGCTGCTCGCCCTCACCGGGGCACCGGCGGCGGCCGATCCGCTGCCGTTGTGGCAGCTCACCCCGACCGGCGTGACCGCGCAACTGCGCGGGCTCGACGCGGTCAGCGCGCGGGTGGCGTGGGCCAGCGGCAGCAAGGGCACCGTGCTGCGCACCACCGACGGCGGCGATTCCTGGCAGCAGGTGGCCCCGCCGGGCACCGCGGCACTGGACTTCCGCGACATCGAGGCCTTCGACGACCGGCGCGCGGTGGTGATGTCGGCGGGCACCGGCACGGCCGCGAAGATCTACCGCACCGACGACGGCGGCGCGAGCTGGCGGCTGTCCTTCGAGAACACCGACGAGCGCGCCTTCTACGACTGCATCGCCTTCTTCGACCACCGGCGCGGCCTGGCGATGAGCGATCCGGTGGACGGCCGCTTCCGCATTCTGTCCACTGAGGACGGTGGACGGAACTGGGCGGAGGTGCCGCCGGACGGCCTGCCGCCCGCGTTGCCCGCCGAGGCCGGGTTCGCCGCGAGCGGCCAGTGCCTGACCACCGAGGGCCCGAAGGACGCGTGGTTCGGCACCGGCGGGGACGCCGCGGCACGCGTGTTCCACTCGCGCGACGGCGGTCGCACGTGGACGGTCAGCGAGACACCGCTGCTGAGCAGCCCGTCGGCCGGGGTGTTCGCGCTGGGCTTCCGCGACCGCCTGCGCGGCGTCGCGATCGGCGGCGACTACGCCAAGCCCGCCGAGCCGGTGCCCGCGCTCGCGCTGACCCGCGACGGCGGGCGCAGCTGGGAAAAGCCCGCCGCGCCGCCCGTCGGTTACCGGTCGGGCGTCGCGTGGCGTCACCACGCGCTGCTGGCCGTCGGCCCGACCGGCAGCGACGTCAGCTTCGACGGCGGCAGGCACTGGCGGTCGTTCGACACCGGCAGCTTCGACAGCGTCGAATGCACCGCGCGCGGCGCGTGCTGGGCTTCCGGCGCGGGCGGCCGCGTCGCCAAGCTCGGCTGA
- a CDS encoding DUF6069 family protein — MTTSAAQETPAGSKALTRVGGIVGAAVAVSLIWTLAVPVLGVDLTVTSIGATAPQTVDLVTILIATVAVSLVGWGLLALLERRGKGRIWTFVAAGVMVLSLASPLLATGPLDARLTLALLHIVVGAVVIPAFRRGVPA, encoded by the coding sequence ATGACCACTTCCGCCGCCCAGGAAACCCCGGCCGGGTCGAAGGCCCTCACCCGCGTCGGCGGCATCGTCGGCGCCGCCGTCGCCGTGTCGCTGATCTGGACGCTCGCCGTGCCGGTGCTCGGCGTGGACCTCACCGTGACCAGCATCGGCGCCACCGCCCCGCAGACGGTGGACCTGGTGACCATCCTGATCGCCACGGTGGCGGTTTCGCTGGTCGGCTGGGGGCTGCTGGCGCTGCTCGAACGCCGTGGCAAGGGCCGGATCTGGACGTTCGTCGCGGCCGGGGTGATGGTGCTGTCGCTGGCCAGCCCGCTGCTGGCGACCGGGCCGCTCGACGCGCGCCTCACGCTCGCCCTGCTGCACATCGTGGTCGGTGCCGTGGTCATCCCGGCGTTCCGACGCGGCGTGCCAGCCTGA
- the pafA gene encoding Pup--protein ligase: protein MQRRIFGIETEFGVTCTFHGQRRLSPDEVARYLFRRVVSWGRSSNVFLSNGSRLYLDVGSHPEYATAECDDLTQLVTHDKAGERILEDLLVDAERRLGDEGIGGDIFLFKNNTDSAGNSYGCHENYLVTRAGEFSRIADVLLPFLVTRQLICGAGKVLQTPRGAVYCLSQRAEHIWEGVSSATTRSRPIINTRDEPHADAERYRRLHVIVGDSNMAEPTTLLKVGAANLVLEMIEQGVQFRDFTLDNPIRAIREISHDLTGRRQVRLAGGREASALEIQREYYARAAQHVKTNGSGATAERVVELWGRALDAVETQDFSKIDTEIDWAIKHRLVERYRSKHDLDLSSPRIAQLDLAYHDIRRGRGIFDLLQRKGLVRRVTDDGEIEVAKDTPPQTTRAKLRGDFIAAAQAAQRDFTVDWVHLKLNDQAQRTVLCKDPFRSVDERVERLISSL from the coding sequence ATGCAGCGGCGGATCTTTGGGATCGAGACAGAGTTCGGGGTGACCTGCACCTTCCACGGACAGCGCAGGTTGTCGCCGGACGAAGTGGCCAGGTACCTGTTCCGGCGGGTGGTTTCGTGGGGGCGTTCGTCCAACGTGTTCCTGTCGAACGGCTCGCGGCTCTACCTGGACGTCGGATCCCACCCGGAGTACGCGACGGCCGAATGCGACGACCTGACGCAGCTGGTCACGCACGACAAGGCGGGGGAGCGGATCCTCGAGGACCTGCTGGTCGACGCCGAGCGCAGGCTGGGCGACGAGGGCATCGGCGGCGACATCTTCCTGTTCAAGAACAACACCGACTCGGCGGGCAACTCCTACGGCTGCCACGAGAACTACCTGGTCACGCGGGCCGGTGAGTTCTCCAGGATCGCCGACGTGCTGCTGCCGTTCCTGGTCACCAGGCAGCTGATCTGCGGCGCGGGGAAGGTGCTGCAGACCCCGCGCGGTGCGGTGTACTGCCTGTCCCAGCGCGCCGAGCACATCTGGGAAGGTGTGTCGAGCGCCACAACCCGGTCGCGGCCGATCATCAACACCCGCGACGAGCCGCACGCGGACGCCGAGCGCTACCGCAGGCTGCACGTCATCGTCGGCGACTCCAACATGGCCGAGCCGACCACCCTGCTCAAGGTGGGGGCGGCGAACCTGGTGCTGGAGATGATCGAGCAGGGCGTGCAGTTCCGCGACTTCACGCTGGACAACCCGATCCGCGCGATCCGCGAGATCAGCCACGACCTGACCGGGCGGCGGCAGGTGCGCCTGGCCGGTGGCCGCGAGGCGTCGGCGCTGGAGATCCAGCGCGAGTACTACGCGCGGGCCGCCCAGCACGTGAAGACCAACGGCTCGGGCGCGACCGCCGAGCGCGTGGTGGAGCTGTGGGGCCGCGCGCTGGACGCGGTCGAGACGCAGGACTTCTCGAAGATCGACACCGAGATCGACTGGGCGATCAAGCACCGGCTGGTGGAGCGGTACCGGTCCAAGCACGACCTGGACCTGTCCAGCCCGCGCATCGCCCAGCTGGACCTGGCCTACCACGACATCCGGCGCGGCCGCGGCATCTTCGACCTGCTGCAGCGCAAGGGCCTGGTCCGCCGCGTGACCGACGACGGCGAGATCGAGGTGGCCAAGGACACCCCGCCGCAGACCACCAGGGCCAAGCTGCGCGGGGACTTCATCGCCGCCGCACAGGCCGCCCAGCGCGACTTCACCGTGGACTGGGTGCACCTGAAGCTGAACGACCAGGCACAGCGGACCGTGCTGTGCAAGGACCCGTTCCGCTCCGTCGACGAACGAGTCGAACGCCTTATCAGTTCGCTGTAA
- a CDS encoding bifunctional phosphatase PAP2/diacylglycerol kinase family protein, with protein MALTRSANKGRLWWVVAAVMGARKGTGRRAALRGVVAIGGASLTANLIGKPLFPRRRPAAEEVPEHRRLVKRPTSSSFPSGHSASAAAFTAAVAMESPLLGLAVVPVAAAVAYSRVHTGVHWPSDVGAGALIGIGAAFATRHWWPVHPTVPGDTAHPAEAPVMVDGEDMLALVNPRSGIDGQDPTEDVRFAWPKATIIYPDADRDIREQLTAEIERRGTVRALGVAGGDGTVAAVASVAAEHKLPLALIPAGTLNHFARDVGVRSMPDADAATEAGAAVGMDLGEVTVDGVTGSDRRWFVNTASIGGYPEMVRMREKLQDKLPKWPAAAIAMVRSLRKARPLEVELNGHRTSVWLIFVGNGPYIPKGFAPAHRPALDTGLLDVRYLRADVPYSRARFIAAALTNTLGTSHVYREFDVPELEVKLLNGNRRVATDGEVGPLGSHFHFKSQPSALALYRL; from the coding sequence ATGGCGCTGACACGTTCCGCGAACAAGGGCAGGCTGTGGTGGGTGGTGGCCGCGGTGATGGGCGCCCGCAAGGGCACCGGCAGGCGCGCCGCGCTGCGCGGGGTGGTCGCCATCGGCGGGGCCAGCCTGACCGCGAACCTGATCGGCAAGCCGCTGTTCCCGCGCCGCCGCCCGGCCGCCGAGGAGGTGCCCGAGCACCGGCGCCTGGTCAAGCGGCCCACGTCGTCCTCGTTCCCGTCCGGGCACTCCGCGTCGGCGGCCGCGTTCACCGCCGCCGTGGCGATGGAGTCACCGCTGCTCGGCCTGGCCGTCGTGCCGGTGGCGGCCGCGGTGGCTTATTCGCGGGTGCACACCGGCGTGCACTGGCCGAGCGACGTCGGCGCCGGCGCGCTGATCGGCATCGGCGCGGCCTTCGCCACCCGGCACTGGTGGCCAGTGCACCCGACGGTGCCCGGCGACACCGCGCACCCCGCCGAAGCCCCGGTGATGGTGGACGGCGAGGACATGCTCGCCCTGGTCAACCCGCGGTCCGGGATCGACGGGCAGGACCCCACCGAGGACGTGCGGTTCGCCTGGCCCAAGGCGACCATCATCTATCCCGACGCCGACCGCGACATCCGCGAGCAGCTCACCGCCGAGATCGAGCGCCGCGGCACCGTGCGCGCGCTCGGCGTAGCGGGCGGTGACGGCACGGTGGCCGCGGTCGCATCGGTGGCCGCCGAGCACAAGCTGCCGCTCGCGCTCATCCCGGCTGGCACGCTGAACCACTTCGCCCGCGACGTCGGCGTGCGGTCCATGCCGGACGCCGACGCGGCCACCGAGGCGGGCGCCGCGGTCGGCATGGACCTCGGCGAGGTCACCGTGGACGGGGTCACCGGCAGCGACCGCCGCTGGTTCGTCAACACGGCCAGCATCGGCGGGTACCCGGAAATGGTCCGGATGCGGGAGAAACTGCAGGACAAGCTGCCCAAGTGGCCGGCCGCGGCGATCGCCATGGTGCGCAGCCTGCGCAAGGCGCGGCCACTGGAGGTCGAGCTGAACGGGCACCGGACCTCGGTCTGGCTGATCTTCGTCGGCAACGGCCCGTACATCCCGAAGGGTTTCGCCCCGGCGCACCGGCCCGCGCTGGACACCGGGCTGCTGGACGTGCGGTACCTGCGGGCGGACGTGCCGTACTCGCGGGCCAGGTTCATCGCCGCCGCGCTGACCAACACGCTCGGCACCAGCCACGTCTACCGCGAGTTCGACGTGCCGGAGCTGGAGGTCAAGCTGCTCAACGGCAACCGCCGCGTGGCCACCGACGGGGAGGTCGGGCCGCTCGGCTCGCACTTCCACTTCAAGTCGCAGCCGAGCGCGCTGGCGCTGTACCGGCTCTGA
- the prcA gene encoding proteasome subunit alpha, with amino-acid sequence MTMPLYASPEQLMRERSELARKGIARGRSVVVLKYAGGVLFVAENPSTTLHKVSEIYDRIGFAAVGRYSEFESLRRGGIKYVDLQGYQYDRRDVNSRALANVYAQTLGAIFTDQLKPYEVEICVAEVGATPAEDQLYRLTYDGSIGDEPRFVAMGGQTDPITSKLKDTYEEGLELRAALAVAVAALKTSAPNTSSASGSGTGNINGGGGDVGKLEVAVLERERPGRAFRRITGAALEALLPKPEKAEESEADKSEKDSDKPGEPPADDKK; translated from the coding sequence GTGACGATGCCGCTGTACGCGTCGCCCGAGCAGCTGATGCGCGAGCGTTCCGAGCTCGCGCGCAAGGGCATTGCCAGGGGACGCAGTGTCGTGGTGCTGAAGTACGCCGGTGGCGTGCTGTTCGTGGCCGAGAACCCGTCGACCACGCTGCACAAGGTGTCGGAGATCTACGACCGCATCGGCTTCGCCGCGGTCGGGCGGTACAGCGAGTTCGAGAGCCTGCGCCGCGGCGGGATCAAGTACGTGGACCTGCAGGGGTACCAGTACGACCGCCGCGACGTGAACTCGCGGGCGCTGGCGAACGTCTACGCCCAGACCCTCGGCGCGATCTTCACCGACCAGCTCAAGCCGTACGAGGTGGAGATCTGCGTGGCCGAGGTGGGTGCCACCCCGGCCGAGGACCAGCTCTACCGGCTGACCTACGACGGTTCCATCGGCGACGAGCCGCGGTTCGTGGCGATGGGCGGGCAGACCGACCCGATCACCTCGAAGCTGAAGGACACCTACGAGGAGGGGCTGGAGCTGCGTGCCGCGCTGGCGGTGGCGGTGGCCGCGCTGAAGACCAGCGCGCCGAACACCTCGTCGGCGTCGGGTTCCGGGACCGGCAACATCAACGGTGGCGGCGGTGACGTCGGCAAGCTCGAGGTGGCGGTGCTCGAACGCGAGCGCCCCGGCCGGGCGTTCCGCCGGATCACCGGTGCCGCGCTCGAAGCGCTGCTGCCGAAGCCGGAGAAGGCCGAGGAGTCCGAAGCGGACAAGTCCGAAAAGGACAGCGACAAGCCCGGCGAACCCCCCGCCGACGACAAGAAGTAA
- the prcB gene encoding proteasome subunit beta produces MDNTSNHSGFALPASYLTTTTSSFTDFLRAEAPDLLPGRRGAGAGAGGLDVPHGTTIVAVTFAGGVLIAGDRRATSGNLIATRDMDKVYVTDEYSAVGIAGTAGLALEMVRLYAVELAHYEKLEGVSLSLDGKTNKLSMMVKANLDVAMAGLAVLPLFVGYDTEAADPKRGGRIVSYDVTGGRYEEHGGYHAIGSGSLFAKSSLKKLHDPDADLEGAVRVAVEALYDAADDDTATGGPDLVRRIFPTAVTITAEQGAVRLPAEQAEAVAEAVVNDRAQRPGRQG; encoded by the coding sequence ATGGACAACACCTCGAACCACTCGGGCTTCGCGCTGCCCGCGTCGTACCTGACGACGACCACCTCGTCGTTCACCGACTTCCTGCGCGCGGAGGCCCCGGACCTGCTCCCCGGCCGCCGCGGCGCCGGTGCCGGGGCGGGCGGGCTGGACGTGCCGCACGGCACGACCATCGTCGCGGTCACCTTCGCCGGCGGTGTGCTGATCGCCGGTGACCGGCGGGCGACCTCGGGCAACCTGATAGCGACGCGGGACATGGACAAGGTCTACGTCACCGACGAATACTCGGCGGTCGGCATCGCCGGCACCGCCGGGCTCGCGCTGGAGATGGTCCGGCTGTACGCGGTGGAGCTGGCCCACTACGAGAAGCTCGAGGGCGTGTCGCTGTCGCTGGACGGCAAGACGAACAAGCTGTCCATGATGGTCAAGGCCAATCTGGACGTGGCCATGGCCGGGCTCGCGGTGCTGCCGCTGTTCGTCGGGTACGACACCGAGGCGGCCGACCCCAAGCGCGGTGGCCGGATCGTCTCCTACGACGTGACCGGCGGGCGGTACGAGGAGCACGGCGGTTACCACGCCATCGGCTCCGGCTCGCTGTTCGCCAAGTCGTCGCTGAAGAAGCTGCACGACCCGGACGCGGACCTGGAAGGGGCCGTGCGGGTGGCGGTGGAGGCGCTCTACGACGCCGCCGACGACGACACCGCGACCGGCGGGCCCGACCTGGTGCGCCGGATCTTCCCGACCGCGGTCACCATCACCGCCGAGCAGGGCGCGGTGCGGCTGCCCGCCGAGCAGGCCGAGGCGGTGGCGGAGGCGGTCGTCAACGATCGCGCGCAGCGCCCCGGCCGTCAGGGCTGA
- a CDS encoding ubiquitin-like protein Pup, translated as MAQEKIERHGGGDSDEEVEGGAPAGQERREKLGEDVDTILDEIDDVLEENAEDFVRAYVQKGGE; from the coding sequence ATGGCTCAGGAAAAGATCGAGCGGCACGGCGGCGGTGACTCCGACGAAGAGGTCGAGGGCGGTGCCCCGGCCGGTCAGGAACGCCGCGAAAAGCTCGGCGAGGACGTGGACACCATCCTCGACGAGATCGACGACGTGCTGGAGGAGAACGCCGAGGACTTCGTCCGCGCCTATGTGCAGAAGGGCGGGGAGTAG